One Deinococcota bacterium genomic window, CCACAGGCGCCCCCGGCGCCAGCTCGAGCCGCGCCGCCAGCGCCCGCGTCAGCTCGGGGCCGACGCCGTCGAGCAGGCTGCGAATGTCCCCAAGCTTGGCGCCGCGCAGAGCCGCCGCCAAGTCGGCGTCCGTCGCCGCGCGAGGGTCGAGCTTATGGTAGGGCGGCGGCGGCGTGTAGGGCAGGCCGGGGCGCAGCTCGCGGAAGCGGTTGACGCTGCTCGTCACCTCGCGCATGACCCCCAAAACGAGCCCCGCCTCGTCCAGCAGGGTGAGGTTGGCGTTGCGCCCCGTCAGCTCGGCGACGAGGCGAACGGGCGGGCGCTTCACGAAGCCCTCGTCGGCGCCGAAGTAAAAGCTAACCACCCGGTCGAGCTTGTCTTGTTCGGCCTCCAGGAGCGGGCCCACCGCCCTCGAGGCCAACAGCGCCTGAAAGCCGCTGGCGCTGTTGCCCGCGGAAGGGTAGCCGCTCTCTATGCCCAGGCGCGGGTTGGGCGGCTTCAGGTAGAGCCAGAGCGTGCCCGCCGCCAGGGGCAGGACGAAGGTCTGGGCGTCGGGAAAGCGCCAGCTCAGGCGCTCCACGGGCAAACGCGCCCGCAGGGGTGCCAGGGCTTCGGCGATGACAAGACCTTCCATAGAAGCAGTCTACCCGCGAGCAGGACCGGAAAACACCCCGCCGCTCCCTACCATCGAGTACAGACTTTGAGTATAGACTGTGAATATAGACTATAGGCATATACCTGATCCGTTGGAGGATGAGTGATGGCTACGGCAAAGACGGCTACGGCAAGATTATTCCTAAACGGCAAGAGCCAGGCAGTCCGGTTGCCCAAGGAGTTTCGCTTTCGTGGGGACAAGGTCTTTATCAAGAGAGTGGGGAACGCTGTTGTCCTTCTTCCCTATGAGGCGTCGTGGCAGACGCTGGCCGAGAGCCTCGAGCGCTTTTCCGAGGACTTTATGGCCGAGCGGGAGCAGCCCCAGAGCCAGACTCGTGACCCCCTCTTTGAATGACCTTTCTTCTCGACACCGACATCTGCATCTACCTCATTCGCAAAAAGCCGCAGGAGGTCTTGCAAAGGTTCAATGCTTACGCCGTGGGCGACATCGCCGTTTCGTCGATCACCGCGGCCGAGTTGCATTTCGGTGTCCATAAGAGCCGCCGCCCCACCCAAAATGCGCAAGCGCTCGAGCACTTCCTGCTGCCTCTGACCCTGCTTGACTTCGACGCTCGGGCAGCGATCGCATACGGGCGGCTTCGCGCGGCGCTCGAGGTTCAAGGTACACCCATCGGCGCCTTGGACACGCTCATCGCCGCCCACGCCCTCAGCTCAGAGCTCACCCTGGTCAGCAACAACGTCCGCGAGTTCACGCGCGTTCCTGGCCTGAAGGTCGAGAATTGGGCGGAGGTCTAGCGATCCAGGGTTTCGTCGCGGCGCCGGTAGCGGAAGTCGCAGTGGGAGGCGCCCTGCATCAGCGTCTGCGTGCGCTCGAGGGTGATGTCGTCGCTAAAGCCCTCGACGAGCGCGGCGTCGCGGCGGCACGACAGCGTCGCGCCGAGCCCGGTCATGCCCAGGGCACGGTAGAGCTCGGCGTAACGGCAGCGCGTGACGTTGAAGCTCCAGCGTTCCGGCGACCTCTCGAGTTCAATGGTCTCGAGCGCGCCGCCCCGAAACCAGGGCTCCCAGCCCTCAGCAAAGGCCGCAAGCGTATCCGAGCCCGCCGCTTCGCGCATGCTCTCGCCGGAGGCGCGCGCCGCTTCGGTGACGACCTCGCGCAGGACCTCCAAGGTGACCTCTTCGCCGAAGCGTGCCGAAAAGGCGGCTATCAAGGGCCCCAGCAGGCGCGCCTCGACCTCGCGGCGGGTGAGGACGCCGATGCGCGCGTTGAGGTCGTCAGGCAGGTCGTCGGCTTTCATCCCCCGAGTCTAGCTGATCATGGAACGATGAAGTGCAGTCTGGGCAGAAGCCTGTTATAGTGATGGAGCAAATCAAGAAGGAGGACATCATGCGTACTTTGCGTTCCCTGGCTCTCGGTCTCGCCTTGACCCTGAGCGTCACCCTGAGCAGCGCGCTCGCCCAGCAGGAGCTGTCGATCGCCACCGGCGGCACCGGCGGCGTCTACTACGTCTACGGTGGCGGCTTAGCCGAGCTCATCAACCGCCACGTCGAGGGCTATAACGCCGTCGCCGAGGTCACCGGCGCCTCGGTCGAAAACGTGGGCCTGATCGTCTCGGGCGCGGCCGATATGGCTCTGGCCCTGGCCGACACCGTGCTCCAGGCCTATACCGGCACGGGCGAGGGCCCCCTGGCGGGTCGCACCTTCGACGAGCTGCGCGCGCTCGCGGCGATCTACCCCAACGCGGTGCAGATCGTGACGCTCGCGGACTCGGGCATCACCTCACTGGCAGACCTGCGCGGCAGGCGGGTGTCGGTCGGCGCGCCGGGCAGCGGCACCGAGGTCTCGGCGCAGACCATCCTGGCGGCCAACGGCATCACCTACGACGACTTCACGCCCGAGCGCCTCAACTTCAACGAGACCGCGGCCGCCCTGCGCGACGGCCAGATCGACGCGGGCTTCTGGAGCGTCGGCCCGCCTACCAGTTCGATTTTGGACCTCGCCTCGACCCGCGACGTCGTGCTCATCGCGCTCAGCGAGGAGGAGATCGCCAACGCCGTAGCGGCCGAGCCGACCTTCGCCCCCTACACCTTGCGCGCCGAGATCTACCCCGGCGTCGCCGAGGAGGTGCCCACCATCAGCACGCCCAACGTGCTCATCGTCAGCGAGGAGATGGACGAAGAGCTGGCCTACGGGGTCACCCGGACGCTCTACGAGCACGTCGACGAGCTCATCGCCATCCACCCGGCGGCCTCCGACACCACCGTGGCGTTCAGCCTCGAGGCCTCGCCCATTCCCTTGCACCCCGGAGCGGTGCGCTACTTGGAAGAGACCGGCGCCGAAATCCCCGAACGCCTCCTGGGCGACTAGCCCCTGCATGCATACACAAAGGGGAGCAGGGCGGCGCCTGGCCGCGCTGCTCTTTACCTTGCTTGTGGCTTACGGGCTCATGGCTTACGGCCTCGCCGCCGAGCTCTGCGTCACGACCGCCGCCGGCGAGACGCTGCTCCGCCTCGAGCTCACCGAGGGAGACACCTGGTGCCTGCTCTGGAACCACTCGGTCACGGGCTTTGCGGTCCGCGACTGCTACGCCTATAGGGACGGCCAGATGCTCCTCATCAGCCACCACACCCCCGACTTTGCCGCCGGCCTCGGCCCCACCCCCGGCCGCGGCACGGTTCGTTCCGACGGCCACGGCGGCTACGTCATAACCGGCATCGACGAGCCCGTCTCCGGCAACCGCTACCTCCTGCGCGTCGGCAGCCCGCGGGTAGACCACCGCGTCGCCCACGGTGGGCGCGTCTACTCGCTCAGTGAAAAGGCGGCTGGGGCTCGAGCTATAGTGAGCATAGTTGGTACAGCGACCGGGGAAGGATCATGCCCAGCGAGCACGAAAGCCGAGAGCGGCCAGAAGGACCGGCGCGGATGAAGGACGCGCCCAATGCCGCCATAACCAGCGCCGCACCCACGGGCGAGGCGCCGCTCGCCCACCTGCCCAAGCT contains:
- a CDS encoding NFACT family protein → MEGLVIAEALAPLRARLPVERLSWRFPDAQTFVLPLAAGTLWLYLKPPNPRLGIESGYPSAGNSASGFQALLASRAVGPLLEAEQDKLDRVVSFYFGADEGFVKRPPVRLVAELTGRNANLTLLDEAGLVLGVMREVTSSVNRFRELRPGLPYTPPPPYHKLDPRAATDADLAAALRGAKLGDIRSLLDGVGPELTRALAARLELAPGAPV
- a CDS encoding antitoxin; its protein translation is MATAKTATARLFLNGKSQAVRLPKEFRFRGDKVFIKRVGNAVVLLPYEASWQTLAESLERFSEDFMAEREQPQSQTRDPLFE
- a CDS encoding type II toxin-antitoxin system VapC family toxin, which codes for MTFLLDTDICIYLIRKKPQEVLQRFNAYAVGDIAVSSITAAELHFGVHKSRRPTQNAQALEHFLLPLTLLDFDARAAIAYGRLRAALEVQGTPIGALDTLIAAHALSSELTLVSNNVREFTRVPGLKVENWAEV
- a CDS encoding L-2-amino-thiazoline-4-carboxylic acid hydrolase; protein product: MKADDLPDDLNARIGVLTRREVEARLLGPLIAAFSARFGEEVTLEVLREVVTEAARASGESMREAAGSDTLAAFAEGWEPWFRGGALETIELERSPERWSFNVTRCRYAELYRALGMTGLGATLSCRRDAALVEGFSDDITLERTQTLMQGASHCDFRYRRRDETLDR
- a CDS encoding TAXI family TRAP transporter solute-binding subunit, giving the protein MRTLRSLALGLALTLSVTLSSALAQQELSIATGGTGGVYYVYGGGLAELINRHVEGYNAVAEVTGASVENVGLIVSGAADMALALADTVLQAYTGTGEGPLAGRTFDELRALAAIYPNAVQIVTLADSGITSLADLRGRRVSVGAPGSGTEVSAQTILAANGITYDDFTPERLNFNETAAALRDGQIDAGFWSVGPPTSSILDLASTRDVVLIALSEEEIANAVAAEPTFAPYTLRAEIYPGVAEEVPTISTPNVLIVSEEMDEELAYGVTRTLYEHVDELIAIHPAASDTTVAFSLEASPIPLHPGAVRYLEETGAEIPERLLGD
- a CDS encoding DUF1850 domain-containing protein, translated to MHTQRGAGRRLAALLFTLLVAYGLMAYGLAAELCVTTAAGETLLRLELTEGDTWCLLWNHSVTGFAVRDCYAYRDGQMLLISHHTPDFAAGLGPTPGRGTVRSDGHGGYVITGIDEPVSGNRYLLRVGSPRVDHRVAHGGRVYSLSEKAAGARAIVSIVGTATGEGSCPASTKAESGQKDRRG